One Palaemon carinicauda isolate YSFRI2023 chromosome 5, ASM3689809v2, whole genome shotgun sequence DNA window includes the following coding sequences:
- the LOC137640491 gene encoding uncharacterized protein codes for MFSLRLYIYFINWQVPDPLGPLIEKLVDAHGLFLLQVVRCRMTACAAVLHQPCGHAVCRSHADCGIQMDDIVVWHPDNCLICYDLISTLASDSSSQAVKTSARATLKLWVGGFARNVKARKPYVLSDYCRLIYPNAKSSAAVPRQVAAPIIADIAEIVELNLVQDTDIPDDPDPIEDNVTALTLDIEPMVFDEPDTGKVVSEAGGSGAKTSLLSPSFSPTSNNSSFLGFEGNHESSPRSLSVPAKVKSQKRPLVRTRQNPTLPGSSKPKKAPLPGAPSDSTSTAPMSQDPGVQSSPLITTTNLDPEALTNMLSRVVTEQISSILSAVTRRLDTLESGLPQQQQFLIPDASKLPPFTKNNPWKMALHCPFTDGMLTIEGFGTRPIEDFEFFPPGLQFPFPGFARLTEEALVRLDKVPKETVIFPKEQAQSVWVRTLNEWGCTNTMLTPHKSTYTMFLVDEQTPLLASPKWLN; via the exons atgtttagtctaaggctatacatttattttattaactggcaggtcccggaccctctgggaccccttatagagaaactagtagatgctcatggactattccttttacaggtggtccgttgccggatgacagcctgcgcggccgtccttcaccagccttgcggccatgctgtctgtcggtcccacgcggactgtgggatccagatggacgatattgtggtatggcaccctgacaactgccttatctgttatgaccttatctccaccctcgcttcagattcg agttcccaggcggttaaaacttcagcaagagccactttgaaattgtgggtaggcggcttcgcccgtaacgtaaaggccaggaagccctacgtcctctcagattattgtagacttatctacccgaacgcaaaatcttcggcagcagtgcctaggcaagtggcggctcctataattgctgacattgcggaaatcgtagaactcaatctcgtccaggatacagacatccctgacgacccggaccccattgaagacaatgttacggctctgaccttagacatagagcccatggtttttgacgaacctgacacaggtaaggttgtaagtgaggcaggtgggtctggcgctaagacctctcttcttagcccctctttttctccaacttctaataattcttcctttcttggttttgaagggaaccacgaatcctccccaagatcgctctcggttcctgccaaggtcaaatctcagaaaagacctttagtgaggactcgtcagaatcctacactacctggatcatcgaagcccaagaaggctcccctccccggagctcctagtgactcgactagcactgcccctatgtctcaggacccgggagtgcagtcatcccccttaattaccacaaccaacctcgacccggaggccctcacgaatatgttgtcgagggtcgttacagagcagattagttctatactttctgccgtcaccagaagactagataccctggaaagtggactgcctcaacaacagcagttcctcatcccggacgcctcaaaacttccacccttcacgaagaacaacccgtggaaaatggcgctccactgtcctttcacggacggaatgttgaccatcgagggttttggtaccaggcccattgaagattttgagttcttccctcccggtcttcaatttcctttccccggcttcgcccggcttacggaagaggctcttgtccgactagataaggtccctaaagagaccgttatctttccgaaggaacaggctcagtctgtttgggttcgaaccttaaatgagtggggttgtacaaacaccatgctgaccccccacaagagtacttacaccatgtttcttgtggacgaacagaccccactccttgcgtcaccaaaatggttgaattag